In a single window of the Desulfovibrio mangrovi genome:
- a CDS encoding NAD+ synthase, with translation MRIALLQCNPVVGDVVGNIRRIREAIETAAKQGADLCVTPELAVCGYPPRDLLLRESFAEACWAAMEDLARDLAAAAAPMPAVLIGAPVRNLEPVGNSVFNSAVLLDGGTATVVAHKTLLPSYDVFDERRYFEPGKGCGRVVVAGKRLGVTICEDVWNDKSFWTDHRYYDTDPVAELLDGSVDLLVNLSASPFSLGKQAIREKMLSSLAARHGVPLVYVNQVGGNDDLIFAGKSIAFDATGELVARGLGFVEDVVIVDPFEGIGTVQSEDPAPEAQAWNALVLGTRDYARKCGFSSVVLGLSGGIDSALVAALAAEALGPENVLGVLMPSPYSSKGSVDDSLELGRNLGIRTEIIPIEPMMQAFGTALEPVFAGRPPDVTEENIQSRIRGNLLMGISNKLGAMLLTTGNKSELSVGYCTIYGDMAGGLAVISDVPKTLVWSISRWLNAAKGREVIPVAIIDKVPSAELRPDQKDTDSLPEYEVLDAILKAYVEEKHSRAALLAMGFAEADVDRVLHLVRISEFKRRQAPPGLKITDRAFGTGWRMPVACRVNLPEGLM, from the coding sequence ATGCGTATCGCTCTGCTGCAGTGCAATCCCGTTGTGGGGGATGTGGTCGGCAATATCCGCCGCATCCGTGAGGCCATAGAAACAGCTGCGAAGCAGGGGGCTGACCTGTGCGTCACGCCCGAGCTGGCGGTGTGCGGTTATCCGCCCCGCGACCTTCTGCTCCGCGAATCCTTTGCGGAAGCCTGCTGGGCCGCTATGGAAGACTTGGCCCGCGATCTGGCTGCTGCGGCTGCGCCCATGCCTGCCGTGCTTATAGGTGCGCCCGTGCGTAACCTCGAGCCGGTGGGGAACAGTGTATTCAACAGCGCCGTGCTGCTGGACGGCGGCACGGCGACTGTGGTGGCACACAAGACCCTTTTGCCCTCCTACGACGTCTTTGACGAGCGTCGCTACTTTGAACCCGGCAAGGGCTGCGGTCGAGTGGTGGTTGCGGGCAAGCGGCTTGGCGTGACCATCTGTGAGGACGTGTGGAACGACAAGAGCTTCTGGACTGACCACAGGTACTATGACACCGACCCTGTGGCCGAGTTGCTGGATGGATCGGTCGATCTGCTCGTGAACCTGTCTGCCTCTCCCTTCTCGCTGGGCAAGCAGGCCATCCGTGAGAAGATGCTGTCTTCGCTTGCAGCGCGCCATGGCGTTCCGCTGGTCTATGTGAATCAGGTGGGCGGCAACGACGACCTGATTTTCGCGGGGAAGAGCATTGCCTTTGATGCAACGGGTGAACTCGTTGCGCGTGGACTCGGATTCGTTGAAGACGTGGTGATCGTTGACCCCTTTGAGGGGATTGGTACTGTTCAGTCTGAAGATCCTGCTCCCGAGGCGCAGGCATGGAACGCCCTTGTGCTGGGAACCCGCGATTACGCCCGAAAATGTGGTTTTTCCAGTGTGGTGCTCGGCCTTTCCGGTGGCATAGACTCCGCCCTTGTGGCTGCCCTTGCGGCGGAAGCGCTGGGGCCTGAGAATGTGCTTGGCGTGCTCATGCCCTCGCCGTATTCCAGCAAGGGCAGCGTGGATGATTCGCTGGAGCTTGGCCGCAATCTCGGGATTCGTACGGAGATCATTCCCATAGAGCCCATGATGCAGGCTTTCGGCACTGCGCTGGAGCCCGTGTTTGCAGGCAGGCCCCCGGACGTGACGGAAGAGAATATCCAGTCACGTATTCGCGGTAATCTGCTCATGGGTATTTCCAACAAGCTCGGGGCGATGCTGCTCACCACAGGGAACAAGTCGGAGCTTTCCGTCGGTTACTGTACCATCTACGGTGACATGGCTGGCGGGCTTGCCGTCATTTCCGACGTGCCCAAGACCCTTGTCTGGTCCATTTCACGCTGGTTGAATGCGGCCAAGGGCAGGGAAGTGATTCCTGTTGCCATCATCGACAAGGTTCCCTCTGCGGAACTGCGTCCCGACCAGAAGGATACGGACAGTCTTCCGGAATACGAGGTGCTGGACGCCATTCTCAAGGCCTATGTGGAAGAGAAACACAGCCGCGCGGCATTGCTCGCCATGGGCTTTGCCGAGGCGGACGTGGACAGGGTGCTGCATCTGGTGCGTATTTCCGAATTCAAGCGGCGTCAGGCTCCGCCCGGACTCAAGATTACGGACCGTGCCTTTGGAACAGGCTGGCGTATGCCGGTGGCCTGTCGCGTGAATCTGCCCGAAGGCTTGATGTAG
- the dapB gene encoding 4-hydroxy-tetrahydrodipicolinate reductase has protein sequence MSVLVIVMGANGRMGNTIANLVQASDKHTLAAVVERPGNTQRLDSWGCVVGTDLDEVLPKVPGGVIIDFTAPEASIANAEAAARHGNAIVIGTTGFNDEQKAKLEELAKATRVFWAPNMSVGVNVLLKVLPDLIKHLGELYDLEMVELHHNKKKDSPSGTAIRLAECLAEARGWDLKDVANYHREGIIGERPKEEIGVQTIRGGDVVGVHTIYCMGPGERIEVTHQAHSRETFAAGSLRAAQWIEKQQPGKLYTMSDIF, from the coding sequence ATGAGCGTATTAGTGATCGTTATGGGTGCCAATGGGCGTATGGGGAACACCATTGCCAACCTGGTGCAGGCAAGTGACAAGCATACGCTGGCAGCCGTAGTGGAGCGTCCCGGTAACACGCAGCGTCTTGATTCGTGGGGCTGCGTTGTCGGCACTGATCTTGACGAGGTGCTGCCCAAGGTTCCCGGTGGCGTTATCATCGATTTTACCGCACCCGAGGCGAGCATTGCCAATGCGGAAGCCGCCGCGCGCCATGGCAATGCCATTGTCATCGGCACCACCGGCTTCAATGATGAACAGAAGGCAAAGCTGGAAGAGCTTGCCAAGGCAACCCGCGTATTCTGGGCTCCCAACATGAGCGTGGGCGTGAACGTGCTGCTCAAGGTGCTGCCCGATCTGATCAAGCACCTTGGTGAACTGTACGATCTTGAAATGGTGGAACTGCACCACAACAAGAAGAAGGACTCCCCCAGCGGCACCGCCATCCGTCTTGCCGAGTGTCTTGCCGAAGCTCGCGGCTGGGACCTCAAGGATGTTGCCAACTATCATCGCGAAGGCATCATCGGCGAGCGTCCCAAGGAAGAGATCGGCGTGCAGACCATTCGCGGCGGCGACGTTGTCGGCGTGCACACCATCTACTGCATGGGCCCCGGCGAACGCATCGAAGTGACCCATCAGGCCCATTCCCGTGAAACCTTTGCCGCCGGATCCCTGCGTGCCGCTCAGTGGATTGAGAAGCAGCAGCCCGGCAAGCTCTACACCATGTCGGACATTTTCTAA
- the ligA gene encoding NAD-dependent DNA ligase LigA, protein MTISDSVSGMPDSSLSPEVAERAAALRRQLEHHNYRYYVLDDPQITDAEYDVLFQELRTLEEAHPALATPDSPTRKVGGEVMSGLESRKHSLKMYSLDNAFNADEFNDFVQRIVRLEPEAGLQFWVDPKMDGLAMEVIYENGVFTAAVTRGDGEEGEVVTHTMRTVGNLPLRLRDEHGDVPVRLEVRGEVVMSRKDFAAMNARQRKEGAKLFANPRNAAAGSVRQLDSRVAASRPLMFLAYGVGVVEWADGDSRWNTQQAIMQGLGELGFQTPPQTRLCAAPQDVLAHYELLGNMREELPFEIDGMVAKINDLALQGALGFTARFPRWAIAFKFPAQQARTRLLDIQIQVGRTGVLTPVAHLEPVEVGGVVVSRATLHNEDEIRAKDLMINDTVIIQRAGDVIPEVVRAVVEDRTGEELPFEFPTECPVCGSKAVREEGEAAWRCMNMSCPAVVRQSIIHFVSKAGLDIQGVGKKWIEQLVDRGVVKTPVDLFSLTRLQLMGFERMGPKLAKNFVDAFAAVKTSATLPRLLCALGIRHVGEQTARVLANHFHHLDALKVALTEELTALPDVGPEVAASIRSFFGNEGNIALLEEFRSIGLWPVHEAAPAPAAGDHPLAGKRMVFTGSLPTLKRSAAQKMAEEVGALIAGSVSAKVDYVVAGEDAGSKLAKAEQLGVPVITEEEFLRLHAGSGVTDNSGEAVMPVESVDDLHEDAEEAVEKSVEEAAEEVVEEVFVELAESGDSAEPVESGNPAESLPSVQHAEAGQYDEAPAVAAVVAADVADVAGEEGAVQQAESIAEPESAEPARSDAKTKKGAAAKGLKKDQHSLL, encoded by the coding sequence GTGACTATTTCCGATTCCGTTTCCGGCATGCCCGATTCCTCCCTTTCTCCCGAAGTTGCGGAGCGTGCTGCGGCCTTGCGCAGGCAGCTTGAGCATCACAACTATCGTTATTACGTGCTGGACGACCCGCAGATAACGGACGCCGAATATGATGTCCTGTTCCAGGAGCTGCGTACTCTGGAAGAGGCCCATCCCGCATTGGCGACTCCGGATTCCCCCACCCGCAAGGTCGGCGGCGAGGTGATGTCGGGCCTTGAGTCCCGTAAGCACTCTCTGAAGATGTACAGCCTTGATAACGCCTTCAATGCTGACGAGTTCAATGACTTTGTACAGCGCATAGTACGGCTTGAGCCTGAGGCGGGCTTGCAGTTCTGGGTAGACCCCAAGATGGATGGCCTCGCCATGGAGGTTATTTACGAGAACGGGGTGTTTACCGCGGCTGTTACCCGAGGCGACGGGGAAGAGGGCGAAGTGGTGACTCACACCATGCGCACCGTGGGCAACCTGCCGCTCAGGTTGCGCGATGAGCATGGCGATGTGCCTGTGCGGTTGGAAGTGCGTGGCGAGGTGGTGATGAGCCGCAAGGACTTTGCCGCCATGAACGCCCGTCAGCGCAAGGAAGGCGCCAAACTTTTCGCCAACCCGCGCAACGCGGCAGCCGGTTCCGTGCGTCAGCTTGATTCCCGCGTGGCCGCCTCGCGCCCGCTCATGTTCCTTGCCTACGGTGTGGGCGTGGTGGAATGGGCGGACGGCGATTCGCGTTGGAATACGCAGCAGGCGATCATGCAGGGCTTGGGTGAGCTTGGATTCCAGACTCCGCCGCAGACCAGACTGTGCGCCGCTCCGCAGGATGTGCTGGCGCATTATGAATTGCTCGGCAATATGCGTGAGGAACTGCCTTTTGAAATCGACGGCATGGTGGCAAAGATCAACGACCTTGCCCTGCAGGGCGCGCTCGGATTCACTGCCCGATTCCCCCGCTGGGCAATAGCTTTCAAATTTCCCGCACAGCAGGCCCGCACGCGGCTGCTGGATATCCAGATTCAGGTAGGGCGTACGGGCGTGCTCACGCCTGTCGCGCACCTTGAACCTGTCGAAGTGGGCGGTGTTGTGGTTTCCCGCGCCACCCTGCACAATGAGGACGAAATCCGCGCCAAGGATCTCATGATCAACGATACGGTGATCATCCAGCGTGCGGGTGATGTCATTCCCGAAGTGGTTCGCGCCGTGGTTGAAGACCGCACGGGCGAGGAGCTGCCTTTCGAGTTCCCCACCGAGTGCCCCGTATGCGGCTCCAAGGCTGTCCGCGAGGAAGGCGAGGCCGCATGGCGCTGCATGAACATGTCCTGTCCTGCCGTTGTGCGGCAGTCCATTATCCATTTTGTTTCCAAGGCCGGTCTTGATATTCAGGGCGTGGGCAAGAAGTGGATAGAGCAGCTTGTGGACAGGGGCGTGGTGAAGACGCCGGTGGATCTGTTCTCCCTCACCCGCCTGCAGCTCATGGGCTTTGAACGTATGGGGCCCAAGCTGGCAAAGAATTTCGTGGATGCCTTTGCAGCGGTGAAGACAAGCGCAACCCTGCCGCGCTTGCTTTGCGCTCTGGGTATTCGTCACGTGGGCGAGCAGACGGCTCGGGTGCTGGCAAATCACTTCCATCACCTTGATGCCCTGAAGGTTGCCCTGACCGAAGAACTGACCGCCCTGCCGGATGTGGGGCCGGAAGTGGCAGCCTCCATCCGTTCCTTCTTTGGTAATGAAGGCAACATTGCCTTGCTCGAAGAATTCCGCAGCATCGGCCTGTGGCCCGTGCACGAGGCAGCGCCCGCACCTGCAGCAGGAGACCATCCCCTTGCCGGAAAACGCATGGTGTTTACAGGCTCCCTGCCTACGCTCAAGCGCTCCGCTGCGCAGAAGATGGCGGAAGAGGTCGGAGCCCTTATCGCGGGTAGTGTCTCCGCCAAGGTGGATTACGTCGTTGCGGGTGAGGATGCAGGCAGCAAGCTTGCCAAGGCCGAGCAACTCGGAGTACCCGTGATTACGGAAGAGGAGTTTCTGCGCCTGCACGCCGGTAGCGGCGTGACGGATAATTCCGGCGAGGCTGTCATGCCGGTTGAATCCGTGGATGATTTGCATGAAGATGCTGAGGAAGCCGTAGAAAAATCCGTAGAAGAAGCCGCAGAAGAAGTCGTAGAAGAAGTCTTTGTCGAGCTGGCTGAATCGGGTGACTCAGCGGAACCCGTAGAATCCGGCAATCCCGCCGAGTCTCTTCCGTCCGTGCAGCATGCGGAGGCTGGGCAATATGACGAGGCTCCCGCAGTCGCTGCAGTCGTCGCAGCCGATGTGGCCGATGTGGCCGGAGAGGAGGGTGCTGTTCAGCAGGCCGAATCAATTGCTGAACCGGAATCTGCAGAGCCCGCCCGTTCCGATGCAAAGACGAAGAAGGGCGCGGCAGCCAAGGGCCTGAAAAAGGACCAGCACAGTCTTTTGTAG
- a CDS encoding glycosyltransferase family 2 protein — MKLAVVILHYGKAALTRRLHAQLLESDPAVAEHLFVLDNCAPEQYPDAWLRTDANLYWAGALEYALQRADAAGYSHVWFLNNDVLFASTPPFIKRAAGRLKRMNDVLGGKGVGVYAPAVLTNPYHPQMVRKEGLQYRTVAYVDGIAPLVSLDCWKALGGLDYAGNPYGYGVDVWFSLCAHRAGWHVVVDHDVAVKHIYHSTAREVSGFMQTAAQAEQAYLAARLGVDYKAQMDSLKQFWQDHAGL, encoded by the coding sequence ATGAAGCTTGCGGTTGTCATTCTGCACTACGGAAAAGCGGCGCTGACGCGGCGGCTGCATGCCCAGTTGCTGGAGTCTGATCCCGCTGTGGCCGAGCATCTCTTTGTGCTGGACAACTGTGCGCCTGAACAGTATCCCGACGCATGGTTGAGAACCGACGCCAATCTCTATTGGGCCGGAGCGTTGGAATACGCCCTGCAGCGTGCGGACGCAGCCGGTTATTCCCATGTGTGGTTCCTGAATAATGATGTACTGTTTGCCAGTACGCCCCCTTTCATCAAGCGTGCCGCCGGACGCCTGAAGCGCATGAATGATGTGCTCGGCGGCAAGGGGGTGGGGGTGTATGCGCCCGCTGTGCTTACCAATCCTTATCATCCGCAGATGGTCCGCAAGGAAGGCTTGCAATACCGAACTGTTGCCTATGTGGACGGCATAGCGCCGCTTGTCAGTCTGGATTGCTGGAAGGCGCTGGGCGGGCTGGATTATGCCGGCAATCCTTACGGGTACGGGGTGGACGTGTGGTTCTCACTCTGTGCGCACAGAGCAGGGTGGCATGTGGTGGTGGACCATGATGTAGCCGTGAAGCATATCTATCATTCCACGGCACGCGAGGTTTCCGGCTTCATGCAGACCGCGGCGCAGGCAGAGCAGGCATACCTTGCCGCACGACTCGGCGTGGATTACAAAGCGCAGATGGATTCCCTGAAGCAATTCTGGCAGGATCATGCCGGATTGTAG